One region of Homalodisca vitripennis isolate AUS2020 unplaced genomic scaffold, UT_GWSS_2.1 ScUCBcl_940;HRSCAF=3917, whole genome shotgun sequence genomic DNA includes:
- the LOC124371106 gene encoding histone-lysine N-methyltransferase SETMAR-like encodes MVYTHTILQGQTINGEYYILVLKQLIKDHFPKKQPDPVGLWKLHHDNARPHVANTVLQFLPKKGIETVPHSPYSPDLAPNNFFLYAQAKKELKGRRFPTATAAIKIVETILKVLSKEGFEHVFSNEWQRRWNKCVALNGEYLEGDTSVKV; translated from the coding sequence ATGGTGTACACCCATACTATACTACAGGGTCAGACAATTAATGGGGAGTACTACATTTTAGTATTGAAGCAACTAATCAAAGATCACTTCCCAAAAAAGCAGCCAGACCCCGTCGGACTCTGGAAACTGCATCACGACAATGCTCGCCCTCATGTTGCCAATACTGTGCTTCAGTTTCTACCCAAAAAAGGAATCGAAACTGTGCCACATTCCCCCTACAGCCCTGACTTGGCTCCAAATAACTTTTTTCTGTATGCTCAGGCCAAAAAGGAGCTCAAAGGCCGGCGTTTTCCAACTGCTACTGCCGCTATTAAAATTGTAGAGACGATTTTGAAGGTTCTGTCTAAGGAGGGCTTTGAACACGTCTTCTCTAACGAGTGGCAGAGGCGGTGGAACAAGTGTGTGGCTTTAAATGGTGAGTACTTAGAAGGAGATACAAGTGTTAAAgtctaa